One stretch of Arachis hypogaea cultivar Tifrunner chromosome 20, arahy.Tifrunner.gnm2.J5K5, whole genome shotgun sequence DNA includes these proteins:
- the LOC112785140 gene encoding auxin response factor 6 isoform X4 — protein MRLSSAGFSPPPQEGEKRVLDSELWHACAGPLVSLPAVGSRVVYFPQGHSEQVAVSTNKEVDAHIPNYPSLPPQLICQLHNLTMHADAETDEVYAQMTLQPLNPQEQKEAYLPAELGSPSKQPTNYFCKTLTASDTSTHGGFSVPRRAAEKVFPPLDFSQQPPAQELIARDLHGNEWKFRHIFRGQPKRHLLTTGWSVFVSAKRLVAGDSVLFIWNDKNQLLLGIRRANRPQTVMPSSVLSSDSMHLGLLAAAAHAAATNSRFTIFYNPRASPSEFVIPLAKYVKAVYHTRVSVGMRFRMLFETEESSVRRYMGTITGISDLDAARWPNSHWRSVKVGWDESTAGERQPRVSLWEIEPLTTFPMYPSPFPLRLKRPWPPGLPSFHGLKDEDFGMSSPLMWLRDADRGGLQSLNFQGIGVSPWMQPRFDPSMLNMQTDMYQAVAAAALQDPSKQHPSSLLQFQQPQNFPNRTTALMHSQILQQSPPQQAFQIDQENQSQTPTHVQLRPQHQNSFNNQLHHHNNQQQQQQPQQISNSVSTMSQFVSSSATQPLSPPVQAISSLCQQQSFSDSNGNPVTTANVSPLHSILGSFPQDEASQLLNLPRSSSWIPVQTSSAAWPSKRVAVDPLLSSGASQCILPQVELQSSISQNAVTLPPFPGRECTIDQEGSTDPHNHLLFGADSSGFLHPSENMPNKTFVKVYKSGSFGRSLDITKFSSYHELRSELARMFGLEGELEDPLRSGWQLVFVDRENDVLLLGDGPWPEFVNSVWCIKILSPQEVQQMGNSGLELLNSVPVQRLSNSICDDYGSRDSRSLSTGITTVGSLDY, from the exons ATGAGACTTTCTTCAGCTGGTTTTAGTCCTCCACCACAAGAAG GGGAAAAGCGAGTTCTGGACTCAGAACTTTGGCATGCATGTGCTGGTCCCCTTGTTTCTTTACCTGCAGTTGGGAGCCGTGTGGTGTACTTTCCACAAGGTCACAGTGAACAG GTGGCAGTGTCAACTAATAAGGAAGTGGATGCTCATATTCCCAACTACCCAAGCTTGCCACCCCAACTCATTTGTCAACTCCATAATCTTACTATGCAT GCCGATGCTGAGACCGATGAAGTGTATGCACAGATGACCTTACAACCTTTGAATCCT CAAGAGCAAAAGGAGGCATATCTTCCAGCAGAGTTGGGAAGTCCAAGCAAACAGCCAACAAACTACTTCTGCAAGACTTTGACAGCCAGTGACACAAGCACCCATGGAGGATTCTCTGTTCCTCGCCGAGCAGCAGAGAAAGTCTTTCCTCCATTG GATTTCTCTCAACAGCCTCCTGCTCAAGAGTTGATTGCAAGGGATTTGCATGGCAATGAATGGAAATTCAGACATATCTTTCGAG GCCAGCCTAAAAGGCATCTACTCACAACCGGATGGAGTGTTTTTGTTAGTGCTAAAAGGCTTGTTGCTGGTGATTCTGTGCTCTTTATCTG GAATGACAAGAACCAGTTGCTTCTTGGCATCCGACGCGCGAATCGACCACAAACTGTGATGCCTTCCTCAGTGTTGTCAAGTGATAGCATGCATTTGGGGCTTCTTGCTGCTGCAGCTCATGCAGCTGCAACCAATAGTCGTTTCACTATTTTCTATAATCCACG TGCTAGTCCATCAGAATTCGTCATACCTCTGGCAAAGTATGTTAAGGCTGTGTATCATACTCGAGTTTCAGTTGGTATGCGCTTCAGGATGCTGTTTGAAACTGAGGAGTCCAGTGTGCGACG ATATATGGGCACCATAACTGGCATTAGTGACTTGGATGCTGCTAGGTGGCCAAATTCACATTGGCGCTCTGTGAAG GTTGGTTGGGATGAATCCACTGCAGGAGAGAGGCAACCTAGAGTGTCTCTTTGGGAGATTGAGCCATTAACAACATTTCCTATGTATCCATCTCCATTTCCTCTACGCCTTAAACGACCTTGGCCTCCAGGACTACCATCATTCCATG GATTGAAGGATGAAGATTTTGGTATGAGTTCTCCACTGATGTGGCTGCGAGACGCCGACAGGGGTGGTCTTCAGTCTCTAAATTTTCAGGGGATTGGAGTTAGTCCTTGGATGCAGCCGAGGTTTGATCCATCCATGCTGAATATGCAAACAGACATGTATCAAGCTGTGGCTGCAGCCGCACTTCAGGATCCTTCTAAACAGCATCCTTCTTCCTTACTTCAATTTCAGCAGCCACAGAACTTCCCAAACAGGACTACTGCTTTAATGCATTCACAGATAttgcagcaatcaccacctcagcaaGCTTTCCAAATTGATCAAGAGAATCAGTCACAAACTCCAACACATGTTCAACTGCGTCCACAGCACCAGAACTCATTCAATAACCAGCTTCACCATCACAACAACCAGCAACAGCAACAGCAACCACAGCAGATTTCCAATTCAGTGTCTACAATGTCTCAGTTTGTTTCAAGTTCAGCAACTCAGCCTCTCTCACCACCTGTGCAAGCTATCTCTTCCTTGTGCCAACAGCAAAGCTTTTCAGATTCAAATGGAAACCCTGTCACCACTGCTAATGTTTCTCCTCTGCATAGTATCTTGGGATCCTTTCCCCAGGACGAAGCATCTCAGCTTCTGAACCTCCCTAGAAGTAGCTCTTGGATTCCTGTTCAAACATCATCAGCAGCATGGCCGTCGAAGCGAGTTGCAGTGGATCCTCTCCTTTCTTCCGGAGCATCTCAGTGCATTCTGCCTCAGGTGGAGCTGCAGAGTAGTATTTCTCAAAATGCAGTTACATTGCCACCCTTTCCTGGGAGGGAGTGCACAATAGACCAAGAAGGAAGCACTGATCCACACAACCATCTTTTATTTG GTGCCGATTCTTCAGGCTTCCTGCATCCCTCAGAAAATATGCCCAACAAAACCTTCGTGAAG GTTTATAAGTCAGGGTCCTTCGGAAGATCACTGGATATCACTAAATTCAGCAGCTACCATGAGCTGCGCAGTGAACTAGCTCGCATGTTCGGCCTAGAAGGCGAGCTGGAGGACCCTTTGAGATCAGGCTGGCAGCTTGTATTTGTAGACCGCGAGAACGACGTTCTTCTCCTCGGCGATGGCCCCTGGCC GGAATTCGTAAATAGTGTATGGTGCATCAAGATACTTTCACCGCAAGAAGTGCAGCAAATGGGAAACTCCGGCCTAGAGCTCTTGAACTCAGTTCCGGTCCAAAGGCTCTCTAACAGTATCTGCGATGATTATGGGAGCCGAGACTCGAGAAGTTTAAGCACCGGGATAACCACGGTGGGATCATTAGACTACTGA
- the LOC112785140 gene encoding auxin response factor 6 isoform X1, with protein MRLSSAGFSPPPQEGEKRVLDSELWHACAGPLVSLPAVGSRVVYFPQGHSEQVAVSTNKEVDAHIPNYPSLPPQLICQLHNLTMHADAETDEVYAQMTLQPLNPQEQKEAYLPAELGSPSKQPTNYFCKTLTASDTSTHGGFSVPRRAAEKVFPPLDFSQQPPAQELIARDLHGNEWKFRHIFRGQPKRHLLTTGWSVFVSAKRLVAGDSVLFIWNDKNQLLLGIRRANRPQTVMPSSVLSSDSMHLGLLAAAAHAAATNSRFTIFYNPRASPSEFVIPLAKYVKAVYHTRVSVGMRFRMLFETEESSVRRYMGTITGISDLDAARWPNSHWRSVKVGWDESTAGERQPRVSLWEIEPLTTFPMYPSPFPLRLKRPWPPGLPSFHAGLKDEDFGMSSPLMWLRDADRGGLQSLNFQGIGVSPWMQPRFDPSMLNMQTDMYQAVAAAALQDPSKQHPSSLLQFQQPQNFPNRTTALMHSQILQQSPPQQAFQIDQENQSQTPTHVQLRPQHQNSFNNQLHHHNNQQQQQQPQQISNSVSTMSQFVSSSATQPLSPPVQAISSLCQQQSFSDSNGNPVTTANVSPLHSILGSFPQDEASQLLNLPRSSSWIPVQTSSAAWPSKRVAVDPLLSSGASQCILPQVELQSSISQNAVTLPPFPGRECTIDQEGSTDPHNHLLFGVNIEPSTLLVHSHGDSPTIPFQTSNYMSTAGADSSGFLHPSENMPNKTFVKVYKSGSFGRSLDITKFSSYHELRSELARMFGLEGELEDPLRSGWQLVFVDRENDVLLLGDGPWPEFVNSVWCIKILSPQEVQQMGNSGLELLNSVPVQRLSNSICDDYGSRDSRSLSTGITTVGSLDY; from the exons ATGAGACTTTCTTCAGCTGGTTTTAGTCCTCCACCACAAGAAG GGGAAAAGCGAGTTCTGGACTCAGAACTTTGGCATGCATGTGCTGGTCCCCTTGTTTCTTTACCTGCAGTTGGGAGCCGTGTGGTGTACTTTCCACAAGGTCACAGTGAACAG GTGGCAGTGTCAACTAATAAGGAAGTGGATGCTCATATTCCCAACTACCCAAGCTTGCCACCCCAACTCATTTGTCAACTCCATAATCTTACTATGCAT GCCGATGCTGAGACCGATGAAGTGTATGCACAGATGACCTTACAACCTTTGAATCCT CAAGAGCAAAAGGAGGCATATCTTCCAGCAGAGTTGGGAAGTCCAAGCAAACAGCCAACAAACTACTTCTGCAAGACTTTGACAGCCAGTGACACAAGCACCCATGGAGGATTCTCTGTTCCTCGCCGAGCAGCAGAGAAAGTCTTTCCTCCATTG GATTTCTCTCAACAGCCTCCTGCTCAAGAGTTGATTGCAAGGGATTTGCATGGCAATGAATGGAAATTCAGACATATCTTTCGAG GCCAGCCTAAAAGGCATCTACTCACAACCGGATGGAGTGTTTTTGTTAGTGCTAAAAGGCTTGTTGCTGGTGATTCTGTGCTCTTTATCTG GAATGACAAGAACCAGTTGCTTCTTGGCATCCGACGCGCGAATCGACCACAAACTGTGATGCCTTCCTCAGTGTTGTCAAGTGATAGCATGCATTTGGGGCTTCTTGCTGCTGCAGCTCATGCAGCTGCAACCAATAGTCGTTTCACTATTTTCTATAATCCACG TGCTAGTCCATCAGAATTCGTCATACCTCTGGCAAAGTATGTTAAGGCTGTGTATCATACTCGAGTTTCAGTTGGTATGCGCTTCAGGATGCTGTTTGAAACTGAGGAGTCCAGTGTGCGACG ATATATGGGCACCATAACTGGCATTAGTGACTTGGATGCTGCTAGGTGGCCAAATTCACATTGGCGCTCTGTGAAG GTTGGTTGGGATGAATCCACTGCAGGAGAGAGGCAACCTAGAGTGTCTCTTTGGGAGATTGAGCCATTAACAACATTTCCTATGTATCCATCTCCATTTCCTCTACGCCTTAAACGACCTTGGCCTCCAGGACTACCATCATTCCATG CAGGATTGAAGGATGAAGATTTTGGTATGAGTTCTCCACTGATGTGGCTGCGAGACGCCGACAGGGGTGGTCTTCAGTCTCTAAATTTTCAGGGGATTGGAGTTAGTCCTTGGATGCAGCCGAGGTTTGATCCATCCATGCTGAATATGCAAACAGACATGTATCAAGCTGTGGCTGCAGCCGCACTTCAGGATCCTTCTAAACAGCATCCTTCTTCCTTACTTCAATTTCAGCAGCCACAGAACTTCCCAAACAGGACTACTGCTTTAATGCATTCACAGATAttgcagcaatcaccacctcagcaaGCTTTCCAAATTGATCAAGAGAATCAGTCACAAACTCCAACACATGTTCAACTGCGTCCACAGCACCAGAACTCATTCAATAACCAGCTTCACCATCACAACAACCAGCAACAGCAACAGCAACCACAGCAGATTTCCAATTCAGTGTCTACAATGTCTCAGTTTGTTTCAAGTTCAGCAACTCAGCCTCTCTCACCACCTGTGCAAGCTATCTCTTCCTTGTGCCAACAGCAAAGCTTTTCAGATTCAAATGGAAACCCTGTCACCACTGCTAATGTTTCTCCTCTGCATAGTATCTTGGGATCCTTTCCCCAGGACGAAGCATCTCAGCTTCTGAACCTCCCTAGAAGTAGCTCTTGGATTCCTGTTCAAACATCATCAGCAGCATGGCCGTCGAAGCGAGTTGCAGTGGATCCTCTCCTTTCTTCCGGAGCATCTCAGTGCATTCTGCCTCAGGTGGAGCTGCAGAGTAGTATTTCTCAAAATGCAGTTACATTGCCACCCTTTCCTGGGAGGGAGTGCACAATAGACCAAGAAGGAAGCACTGATCCACACAACCATCTTTTATTTGGTGTTAACATAGAGCCTTCAACTCTTCTTGTGCATAGCCATGGTGACTCTCCCACCATTCCCTTTCAAACTTCTAACTACATGAGTACTGCAGGTGCCGATTCTTCAGGCTTCCTGCATCCCTCAGAAAATATGCCCAACAAAACCTTCGTGAAG GTTTATAAGTCAGGGTCCTTCGGAAGATCACTGGATATCACTAAATTCAGCAGCTACCATGAGCTGCGCAGTGAACTAGCTCGCATGTTCGGCCTAGAAGGCGAGCTGGAGGACCCTTTGAGATCAGGCTGGCAGCTTGTATTTGTAGACCGCGAGAACGACGTTCTTCTCCTCGGCGATGGCCCCTGGCC GGAATTCGTAAATAGTGTATGGTGCATCAAGATACTTTCACCGCAAGAAGTGCAGCAAATGGGAAACTCCGGCCTAGAGCTCTTGAACTCAGTTCCGGTCCAAAGGCTCTCTAACAGTATCTGCGATGATTATGGGAGCCGAGACTCGAGAAGTTTAAGCACCGGGATAACCACGGTGGGATCATTAGACTACTGA
- the LOC112785140 gene encoding auxin response factor 6 isoform X2, which translates to MRLSSAGFSPPPQEGEKRVLDSELWHACAGPLVSLPAVGSRVVYFPQGHSEQVAVSTNKEVDAHIPNYPSLPPQLICQLHNLTMHADAETDEVYAQMTLQPLNPQEQKEAYLPAELGSPSKQPTNYFCKTLTASDTSTHGGFSVPRRAAEKVFPPLDFSQQPPAQELIARDLHGNEWKFRHIFRGQPKRHLLTTGWSVFVSAKRLVAGDSVLFIWNDKNQLLLGIRRANRPQTVMPSSVLSSDSMHLGLLAAAAHAAATNSRFTIFYNPRASPSEFVIPLAKYVKAVYHTRVSVGMRFRMLFETEESSVRRYMGTITGISDLDAARWPNSHWRSVKVGWDESTAGERQPRVSLWEIEPLTTFPMYPSPFPLRLKRPWPPGLPSFHGLKDEDFGMSSPLMWLRDADRGGLQSLNFQGIGVSPWMQPRFDPSMLNMQTDMYQAVAAAALQDPSKQHPSSLLQFQQPQNFPNRTTALMHSQILQQSPPQQAFQIDQENQSQTPTHVQLRPQHQNSFNNQLHHHNNQQQQQQPQQISNSVSTMSQFVSSSATQPLSPPVQAISSLCQQQSFSDSNGNPVTTANVSPLHSILGSFPQDEASQLLNLPRSSSWIPVQTSSAAWPSKRVAVDPLLSSGASQCILPQVELQSSISQNAVTLPPFPGRECTIDQEGSTDPHNHLLFGVNIEPSTLLVHSHGDSPTIPFQTSNYMSTAGADSSGFLHPSENMPNKTFVKVYKSGSFGRSLDITKFSSYHELRSELARMFGLEGELEDPLRSGWQLVFVDRENDVLLLGDGPWPEFVNSVWCIKILSPQEVQQMGNSGLELLNSVPVQRLSNSICDDYGSRDSRSLSTGITTVGSLDY; encoded by the exons ATGAGACTTTCTTCAGCTGGTTTTAGTCCTCCACCACAAGAAG GGGAAAAGCGAGTTCTGGACTCAGAACTTTGGCATGCATGTGCTGGTCCCCTTGTTTCTTTACCTGCAGTTGGGAGCCGTGTGGTGTACTTTCCACAAGGTCACAGTGAACAG GTGGCAGTGTCAACTAATAAGGAAGTGGATGCTCATATTCCCAACTACCCAAGCTTGCCACCCCAACTCATTTGTCAACTCCATAATCTTACTATGCAT GCCGATGCTGAGACCGATGAAGTGTATGCACAGATGACCTTACAACCTTTGAATCCT CAAGAGCAAAAGGAGGCATATCTTCCAGCAGAGTTGGGAAGTCCAAGCAAACAGCCAACAAACTACTTCTGCAAGACTTTGACAGCCAGTGACACAAGCACCCATGGAGGATTCTCTGTTCCTCGCCGAGCAGCAGAGAAAGTCTTTCCTCCATTG GATTTCTCTCAACAGCCTCCTGCTCAAGAGTTGATTGCAAGGGATTTGCATGGCAATGAATGGAAATTCAGACATATCTTTCGAG GCCAGCCTAAAAGGCATCTACTCACAACCGGATGGAGTGTTTTTGTTAGTGCTAAAAGGCTTGTTGCTGGTGATTCTGTGCTCTTTATCTG GAATGACAAGAACCAGTTGCTTCTTGGCATCCGACGCGCGAATCGACCACAAACTGTGATGCCTTCCTCAGTGTTGTCAAGTGATAGCATGCATTTGGGGCTTCTTGCTGCTGCAGCTCATGCAGCTGCAACCAATAGTCGTTTCACTATTTTCTATAATCCACG TGCTAGTCCATCAGAATTCGTCATACCTCTGGCAAAGTATGTTAAGGCTGTGTATCATACTCGAGTTTCAGTTGGTATGCGCTTCAGGATGCTGTTTGAAACTGAGGAGTCCAGTGTGCGACG ATATATGGGCACCATAACTGGCATTAGTGACTTGGATGCTGCTAGGTGGCCAAATTCACATTGGCGCTCTGTGAAG GTTGGTTGGGATGAATCCACTGCAGGAGAGAGGCAACCTAGAGTGTCTCTTTGGGAGATTGAGCCATTAACAACATTTCCTATGTATCCATCTCCATTTCCTCTACGCCTTAAACGACCTTGGCCTCCAGGACTACCATCATTCCATG GATTGAAGGATGAAGATTTTGGTATGAGTTCTCCACTGATGTGGCTGCGAGACGCCGACAGGGGTGGTCTTCAGTCTCTAAATTTTCAGGGGATTGGAGTTAGTCCTTGGATGCAGCCGAGGTTTGATCCATCCATGCTGAATATGCAAACAGACATGTATCAAGCTGTGGCTGCAGCCGCACTTCAGGATCCTTCTAAACAGCATCCTTCTTCCTTACTTCAATTTCAGCAGCCACAGAACTTCCCAAACAGGACTACTGCTTTAATGCATTCACAGATAttgcagcaatcaccacctcagcaaGCTTTCCAAATTGATCAAGAGAATCAGTCACAAACTCCAACACATGTTCAACTGCGTCCACAGCACCAGAACTCATTCAATAACCAGCTTCACCATCACAACAACCAGCAACAGCAACAGCAACCACAGCAGATTTCCAATTCAGTGTCTACAATGTCTCAGTTTGTTTCAAGTTCAGCAACTCAGCCTCTCTCACCACCTGTGCAAGCTATCTCTTCCTTGTGCCAACAGCAAAGCTTTTCAGATTCAAATGGAAACCCTGTCACCACTGCTAATGTTTCTCCTCTGCATAGTATCTTGGGATCCTTTCCCCAGGACGAAGCATCTCAGCTTCTGAACCTCCCTAGAAGTAGCTCTTGGATTCCTGTTCAAACATCATCAGCAGCATGGCCGTCGAAGCGAGTTGCAGTGGATCCTCTCCTTTCTTCCGGAGCATCTCAGTGCATTCTGCCTCAGGTGGAGCTGCAGAGTAGTATTTCTCAAAATGCAGTTACATTGCCACCCTTTCCTGGGAGGGAGTGCACAATAGACCAAGAAGGAAGCACTGATCCACACAACCATCTTTTATTTGGTGTTAACATAGAGCCTTCAACTCTTCTTGTGCATAGCCATGGTGACTCTCCCACCATTCCCTTTCAAACTTCTAACTACATGAGTACTGCAGGTGCCGATTCTTCAGGCTTCCTGCATCCCTCAGAAAATATGCCCAACAAAACCTTCGTGAAG GTTTATAAGTCAGGGTCCTTCGGAAGATCACTGGATATCACTAAATTCAGCAGCTACCATGAGCTGCGCAGTGAACTAGCTCGCATGTTCGGCCTAGAAGGCGAGCTGGAGGACCCTTTGAGATCAGGCTGGCAGCTTGTATTTGTAGACCGCGAGAACGACGTTCTTCTCCTCGGCGATGGCCCCTGGCC GGAATTCGTAAATAGTGTATGGTGCATCAAGATACTTTCACCGCAAGAAGTGCAGCAAATGGGAAACTCCGGCCTAGAGCTCTTGAACTCAGTTCCGGTCCAAAGGCTCTCTAACAGTATCTGCGATGATTATGGGAGCCGAGACTCGAGAAGTTTAAGCACCGGGATAACCACGGTGGGATCATTAGACTACTGA
- the LOC112785140 gene encoding auxin response factor 6 isoform X3, which translates to MRLSSAGFSPPPQEGEKRVLDSELWHACAGPLVSLPAVGSRVVYFPQGHSEQVAVSTNKEVDAHIPNYPSLPPQLICQLHNLTMHADAETDEVYAQMTLQPLNPQEQKEAYLPAELGSPSKQPTNYFCKTLTASDTSTHGGFSVPRRAAEKVFPPLDFSQQPPAQELIARDLHGNEWKFRHIFRGQPKRHLLTTGWSVFVSAKRLVAGDSVLFIWNDKNQLLLGIRRANRPQTVMPSSVLSSDSMHLGLLAAAAHAAATNSRFTIFYNPRASPSEFVIPLAKYVKAVYHTRVSVGMRFRMLFETEESSVRRYMGTITGISDLDAARWPNSHWRSVKVGWDESTAGERQPRVSLWEIEPLTTFPMYPSPFPLRLKRPWPPGLPSFHAGLKDEDFGMSSPLMWLRDADRGGLQSLNFQGIGVSPWMQPRFDPSMLNMQTDMYQAVAAAALQDPSKQHPSSLLQFQQPQNFPNRTTALMHSQILQQSPPQQAFQIDQENQSQTPTHVQLRPQHQNSFNNQLHHHNNQQQQQQPQQISNSVSTMSQFVSSSATQPLSPPVQAISSLCQQQSFSDSNGNPVTTANVSPLHSILGSFPQDEASQLLNLPRSSSWIPVQTSSAAWPSKRVAVDPLLSSGASQCILPQVELQSSISQNAVTLPPFPGRECTIDQEGSTDPHNHLLFGADSSGFLHPSENMPNKTFVKVYKSGSFGRSLDITKFSSYHELRSELARMFGLEGELEDPLRSGWQLVFVDRENDVLLLGDGPWPEFVNSVWCIKILSPQEVQQMGNSGLELLNSVPVQRLSNSICDDYGSRDSRSLSTGITTVGSLDY; encoded by the exons ATGAGACTTTCTTCAGCTGGTTTTAGTCCTCCACCACAAGAAG GGGAAAAGCGAGTTCTGGACTCAGAACTTTGGCATGCATGTGCTGGTCCCCTTGTTTCTTTACCTGCAGTTGGGAGCCGTGTGGTGTACTTTCCACAAGGTCACAGTGAACAG GTGGCAGTGTCAACTAATAAGGAAGTGGATGCTCATATTCCCAACTACCCAAGCTTGCCACCCCAACTCATTTGTCAACTCCATAATCTTACTATGCAT GCCGATGCTGAGACCGATGAAGTGTATGCACAGATGACCTTACAACCTTTGAATCCT CAAGAGCAAAAGGAGGCATATCTTCCAGCAGAGTTGGGAAGTCCAAGCAAACAGCCAACAAACTACTTCTGCAAGACTTTGACAGCCAGTGACACAAGCACCCATGGAGGATTCTCTGTTCCTCGCCGAGCAGCAGAGAAAGTCTTTCCTCCATTG GATTTCTCTCAACAGCCTCCTGCTCAAGAGTTGATTGCAAGGGATTTGCATGGCAATGAATGGAAATTCAGACATATCTTTCGAG GCCAGCCTAAAAGGCATCTACTCACAACCGGATGGAGTGTTTTTGTTAGTGCTAAAAGGCTTGTTGCTGGTGATTCTGTGCTCTTTATCTG GAATGACAAGAACCAGTTGCTTCTTGGCATCCGACGCGCGAATCGACCACAAACTGTGATGCCTTCCTCAGTGTTGTCAAGTGATAGCATGCATTTGGGGCTTCTTGCTGCTGCAGCTCATGCAGCTGCAACCAATAGTCGTTTCACTATTTTCTATAATCCACG TGCTAGTCCATCAGAATTCGTCATACCTCTGGCAAAGTATGTTAAGGCTGTGTATCATACTCGAGTTTCAGTTGGTATGCGCTTCAGGATGCTGTTTGAAACTGAGGAGTCCAGTGTGCGACG ATATATGGGCACCATAACTGGCATTAGTGACTTGGATGCTGCTAGGTGGCCAAATTCACATTGGCGCTCTGTGAAG GTTGGTTGGGATGAATCCACTGCAGGAGAGAGGCAACCTAGAGTGTCTCTTTGGGAGATTGAGCCATTAACAACATTTCCTATGTATCCATCTCCATTTCCTCTACGCCTTAAACGACCTTGGCCTCCAGGACTACCATCATTCCATG CAGGATTGAAGGATGAAGATTTTGGTATGAGTTCTCCACTGATGTGGCTGCGAGACGCCGACAGGGGTGGTCTTCAGTCTCTAAATTTTCAGGGGATTGGAGTTAGTCCTTGGATGCAGCCGAGGTTTGATCCATCCATGCTGAATATGCAAACAGACATGTATCAAGCTGTGGCTGCAGCCGCACTTCAGGATCCTTCTAAACAGCATCCTTCTTCCTTACTTCAATTTCAGCAGCCACAGAACTTCCCAAACAGGACTACTGCTTTAATGCATTCACAGATAttgcagcaatcaccacctcagcaaGCTTTCCAAATTGATCAAGAGAATCAGTCACAAACTCCAACACATGTTCAACTGCGTCCACAGCACCAGAACTCATTCAATAACCAGCTTCACCATCACAACAACCAGCAACAGCAACAGCAACCACAGCAGATTTCCAATTCAGTGTCTACAATGTCTCAGTTTGTTTCAAGTTCAGCAACTCAGCCTCTCTCACCACCTGTGCAAGCTATCTCTTCCTTGTGCCAACAGCAAAGCTTTTCAGATTCAAATGGAAACCCTGTCACCACTGCTAATGTTTCTCCTCTGCATAGTATCTTGGGATCCTTTCCCCAGGACGAAGCATCTCAGCTTCTGAACCTCCCTAGAAGTAGCTCTTGGATTCCTGTTCAAACATCATCAGCAGCATGGCCGTCGAAGCGAGTTGCAGTGGATCCTCTCCTTTCTTCCGGAGCATCTCAGTGCATTCTGCCTCAGGTGGAGCTGCAGAGTAGTATTTCTCAAAATGCAGTTACATTGCCACCCTTTCCTGGGAGGGAGTGCACAATAGACCAAGAAGGAAGCACTGATCCACACAACCATCTTTTATTTG GTGCCGATTCTTCAGGCTTCCTGCATCCCTCAGAAAATATGCCCAACAAAACCTTCGTGAAG GTTTATAAGTCAGGGTCCTTCGGAAGATCACTGGATATCACTAAATTCAGCAGCTACCATGAGCTGCGCAGTGAACTAGCTCGCATGTTCGGCCTAGAAGGCGAGCTGGAGGACCCTTTGAGATCAGGCTGGCAGCTTGTATTTGTAGACCGCGAGAACGACGTTCTTCTCCTCGGCGATGGCCCCTGGCC GGAATTCGTAAATAGTGTATGGTGCATCAAGATACTTTCACCGCAAGAAGTGCAGCAAATGGGAAACTCCGGCCTAGAGCTCTTGAACTCAGTTCCGGTCCAAAGGCTCTCTAACAGTATCTGCGATGATTATGGGAGCCGAGACTCGAGAAGTTTAAGCACCGGGATAACCACGGTGGGATCATTAGACTACTGA